A single region of the Nicotiana sylvestris chromosome 6, ASM39365v2, whole genome shotgun sequence genome encodes:
- the LOC138872210 gene encoding putative late blight resistance protein homolog R1A-3: MAYASIASLMRTIELLLTSNSPMQSLIGDHKEEFLALQEKVSSLEVFLKNFEKTNGTEKMAYLEAQIKDVTNAVEHTIQLRLTEAVMADDEMQKEREDKRLFDSLKQVAEEIDHVQNGSSNFQDYDTVSCYHRIWLLEKLTQYDGSSRKLKVISIVGMGGIGKPTLAKEVYDYESIRSHYDVRAWTTVSQQYNVKDILKSLLHSTIPDRFDLGNESRLAYMLQKSLKSRRYLIVLDDMWSRKAWDGVRQYFPSDNNGSRILLTTRNEEVAYSDGTKNLSLLMHLMEQDESWNLAKSIMFANEALPYDFETIGKQVVEYCQGLPLDIAVISALLSRFKRTIEDWENIAEDVMSLVTEDLYERHLHVLGLSYNHLTFFQ, translated from the coding sequence ATGGCTTATGCTAGTATTGCTTCTCTTATGAGAACGATAGAACTACTCTTGACATCCAATTCACCAATGCAATCTCTAATTGGTGACCATAAAGAAGAATTTCTCGCTCTTCAGGAAAAAGTTAGTTCCCTGGAagtatttctcaagaattttGAGAAAACCAATGGTACTGAGAAAATGGCATATTTGGAAGCGCAGATAAAAGATGTCACAAATGCTGTGGAACACACAATTCAACTGAGACTAACAGAAGCTGTAATGGCAGATGATGAAATGCAGAAAGAAAGGGAAGATAAGAGGCTTTTTGATAGCCTAAAACAAGTAGCAGAGGAGATTGATCATGTTCAGAATGGGTCATCAAACTTTCAAGATTATGATACAGTGAGCTGTTATCATAGGATATGGTTGCTGGAAAAACTGACACAATATGATGGATCGTCTCGTAAACTCAAAGTCATCTCGATCGTCGGGATGGGGGGCATCGGTAAACCGACTTTAGCAAAAGAGGTTTACGATTATGAATCAATTCGATCTCATTATGATGTTCGTGCCTGGACTACTGTATCTCAACAGTATAATGTAAAAGATATCCTCAAAAGCCTTCTGCATTCCACAATACCTGACAGATTTGACTTGGGTAATGAGTCAAGGCTAGCATACATGCTACAAAAGAGTTTAAAGAGTAGGAGATATTTAATTGTATTGGATGACATGTGGAGCCGTAAAGCATGGGATGGCGTGAGACAATACTTTCCAAGTGACAACAATGGGAGTCGAATATTGTTGACTACCCGTAACGAAGAAGTAGCTTATTCTGATGGTACAAAGAATCTTTCTTTGTTGATGCACCTCATGGAACAAGATGAGAGTTGGAACCTTGCCAAAAGTATAATGTTTGCAAATGAAGCATTACCATATGACTTCGAGACTATTGGGAAGCAAGTTGTAGAGTATTGCCAAGGGTTACCACTAGATATTGCCGTGATTTCTGCGCTTCTCTCCAGATTTAAAAGGACAATAGAAGATTGGGAAAATATTGCTGAAGATGTCATGTCACTTGTCACAGAAGATCTATATGAACGACATCTACATGTGCTTGGGTTGAGTTACAATCACTTGACATTTTTCCAGTAG